One Natronolimnobius sp. AArcel1 genomic region harbors:
- the grpE gene encoding nucleotide exchange factor GrpE, which produces MSEDEGTDSSGQGVPSADDHDSTGSGDGTETADSDAVPVDAPAETESESDARVTTEDDASASPVNAGVETSEDVQQVLDQITEYDDDLARKVNSIVDQTRELSGTVAHQREELEDLTERVESQAETIGDLQDELEAREQAIAERDEQLEEYQEQVQDLKSRLKRKQADFQNYKKRAKKRQDQIKDRATEDLVGRLVDVRDNLKRALEEESSDVESLRDGLEMTMREFDRVLEDENVSEIDPEPGTKTDPQRHEVMMKVDSDQPEGSIADVYTSGYEMGEKVIQTAQVTVSNGELASESDTADAADADTESADGDAPIDDADDTEAESTEPETDDSGANGDADDASAEADADADTAAEAESADDADADADTEAAGDGTADADGETENDTAPAGNDDTSAAETDQADADADADTDSSTSDS; this is translated from the coding sequence ATGAGTGAAGACGAGGGCACGGATTCGTCCGGCCAGGGTGTCCCGTCCGCAGACGACCACGACAGCACCGGCAGCGGCGACGGCACGGAGACTGCCGACTCCGACGCTGTCCCTGTGGACGCCCCGGCCGAAACAGAATCGGAATCGGACGCTCGAGTGACCACCGAGGACGACGCATCGGCGTCACCCGTCAACGCAGGCGTCGAGACCAGCGAAGACGTCCAGCAGGTACTCGACCAGATCACCGAATACGACGACGACCTCGCACGCAAGGTCAACTCAATCGTCGACCAAACGCGAGAGCTCTCGGGAACGGTTGCCCACCAACGCGAGGAACTCGAGGATCTGACCGAGCGCGTCGAATCCCAGGCCGAGACCATCGGCGACCTACAGGACGAACTCGAGGCCCGCGAGCAGGCCATCGCCGAGCGCGACGAGCAACTCGAGGAGTACCAAGAGCAGGTCCAAGACCTCAAGAGTCGACTCAAACGTAAACAGGCAGACTTCCAGAACTACAAAAAGCGCGCGAAAAAGCGCCAGGACCAAATCAAAGACCGCGCCACGGAGGACCTGGTCGGCCGACTCGTCGACGTTCGCGACAACCTCAAACGCGCACTCGAGGAAGAAAGCAGCGACGTCGAGAGCCTTCGTGATGGCCTCGAGATGACCATGCGGGAGTTCGACCGCGTGCTCGAGGATGAGAACGTCTCAGAGATCGACCCCGAACCGGGCACCAAGACCGACCCACAGCGTCACGAAGTGATGATGAAAGTCGACAGCGACCAGCCTGAAGGGTCAATTGCAGATGTCTACACGTCCGGCTACGAGATGGGCGAGAAGGTCATCCAGACCGCGCAGGTGACGGTTTCGAACGGCGAACTTGCTTCTGAGTCGGATACGGCTGACGCGGCCGACGCTGATACGGAGTCTGCAGACGGTGACGCACCGATTGACGACGCAGATGACACCGAGGCGGAATCGACTGAACCCGAGACAGACGACTCGGGTGCGAACGGAGACGCCGACGATGCATCTGCAGAAGCTGACGCCGATGCCGATACAGCGGCTGAGGCCGAGAGCGCAGATGACGCCGATGCCGATGCTGATACGGAGGCGGCTGGTGATGGGACTGCTGATGCAGACGGCGAGACAGAGAACGACACAGCGCCCGCCGGCAATGATGACACATCAGCAGCTGAAACTGACCAGGCCGACGCTGATGCCGACGCAGACACTGATTCGTCGACGTCTGATTCGTAG
- a CDS encoding DEAD/DEAH box helicase family protein, with protein MTPAGDSPPECRFEDGTIHLDGLEESQVRSLRDSTPQLELQPDSRTGGWRVPAFRYAAIRAATADLTIADTVLECEPVPDLQSAYELREYQHEALSAWLETDRWAGHQLDIAGLERAPAGVLELPTGSGKTVIALKAIERLGVPTLVVVPTIDLLEQWIDELETEFDIPIGRFGGGEQRLEPITVSTYDSAYLKADSVGDRFGCVVFDEVHHLGGEGYREIARLLAAPARLGLTATFERPDGAHEIIEEIVGPLVHRVNVDDLAGEHLAPYDVKRLEVALTPAEREEYERAQETFTDYLATSNIRMQSGSDYQELVKRSGSDPRAREALLARQRAREIARGSAAKIDALEGVLEDHRGERTLVFTAYNDLAYDVSERFLIPTITHQTGATERREILERFREGTYSRIATSNVLDEGVDVPDASVAVVLSGSGSEREFTQRLGRILRPKHDGSRALLYEIVTADTSEERVAARRR; from the coding sequence GTGACACCCGCTGGTGACTCGCCGCCCGAGTGTCGGTTCGAAGACGGCACCATCCATCTCGATGGCCTCGAGGAATCGCAGGTCCGGTCCCTGCGCGACTCTACCCCGCAACTCGAGTTACAGCCAGATTCGCGAACGGGTGGCTGGCGCGTACCGGCGTTTCGCTACGCAGCCATCCGAGCAGCGACTGCCGACCTGACCATTGCTGACACCGTTCTCGAGTGCGAGCCAGTTCCCGACCTGCAGTCGGCGTACGAACTCCGCGAGTATCAACACGAGGCGCTATCGGCATGGCTCGAGACGGATCGCTGGGCCGGCCACCAACTCGACATCGCGGGCCTCGAGCGTGCGCCTGCGGGCGTTCTCGAACTCCCGACAGGCAGCGGTAAGACCGTCATCGCGCTGAAAGCCATCGAACGCCTCGGTGTGCCGACGCTCGTCGTCGTCCCCACCATCGACCTCCTCGAGCAGTGGATCGACGAACTCGAGACCGAGTTCGACATCCCCATCGGGCGCTTTGGCGGTGGCGAACAGCGCCTCGAGCCGATTACGGTTTCAACCTATGACTCGGCGTATCTGAAAGCCGATTCCGTGGGCGACCGCTTTGGCTGCGTCGTCTTTGACGAGGTCCATCATCTGGGCGGCGAGGGCTACCGCGAGATTGCCCGCTTGCTCGCCGCGCCCGCGCGACTCGGCCTCACCGCGACGTTCGAGCGTCCCGACGGTGCACACGAGATTATTGAAGAAATCGTCGGCCCGCTGGTCCACCGCGTCAACGTCGACGATCTCGCTGGCGAGCATCTCGCCCCCTACGACGTGAAACGACTCGAGGTGGCCCTCACACCGGCCGAACGCGAGGAGTACGAGCGCGCACAGGAGACGTTCACTGACTACCTCGCCACGTCAAACATCCGAATGCAGAGCGGCTCGGACTATCAGGAACTCGTCAAACGCTCTGGATCGGATCCGAGAGCGCGCGAGGCCCTCCTTGCCCGCCAGCGCGCCCGCGAGATCGCTCGCGGCAGCGCGGCAAAAATCGATGCACTCGAGGGGGTGCTCGAGGACCACCGGGGCGAGCGCACACTCGTCTTTACGGCGTACAACGACCTCGCGTACGACGTCAGCGAGCGGTTTTTGATCCCGACAATCACGCATCAAACGGGTGCCACAGAGCGACGCGAGATTCTCGAGCGGTTTCGCGAGGGCACCTATAGCCGGATTGCGACCTCGAACGTGTTAGACGAGGGTGTTGACGTGCCCGACGCGTCGGTTGCCGTTGTCCTCTCGGGCAGCGGCAGCGAGCGAGAGTTTACCCAGCGGCTGGGGCGTATTTTGCGCCCGAAACACGACGGCAGCCGGGCGCTGCTGTACGAAATCGTGACCGCAGATACCTCAGAAGAGCGGGTTGCGGCCCGCAGACGGTAA
- a CDS encoding SDR family NAD(P)-dependent oxidoreductase — MTEESGAISVEDKTAVVIGGTSGIGLEIARAFARNGADVVATSRSEESVADAAAELRDLGAETTEVTCNVRDLESLETLKDEVEAALGTPDVLVNSAGSVAAAPVTEMTEDEWDQDIDICLSGVFRAIKVFGNAMDEGSIVNISSMSADQSREARAGYVSAKAGLNGLTRATAADLGPDIRVNAISPGFVKTELAGPKLEDGSEFREGVDERTPMDRVATPNEISGAALYLASDAASFTTGEIITIDGGYNNFSV; from the coding sequence ATGACTGAGGAATCAGGAGCGATCAGTGTCGAAGACAAGACAGCCGTCGTGATCGGCGGCACCAGCGGTATCGGACTCGAGATCGCCCGCGCGTTCGCACGCAACGGCGCGGATGTCGTCGCGACGAGCCGGAGCGAAGAGAGCGTCGCCGACGCGGCAGCCGAACTGCGCGATCTCGGTGCCGAGACGACCGAAGTCACCTGCAACGTCCGCGACCTCGAGTCGCTCGAGACCCTCAAAGACGAGGTCGAAGCGGCCCTTGGCACGCCCGACGTGCTCGTCAACTCTGCAGGCTCGGTCGCGGCCGCGCCAGTGACTGAGATGACCGAAGACGAGTGGGACCAGGATATCGACATCTGTCTCTCGGGCGTCTTCCGCGCGATCAAGGTCTTCGGGAACGCGATGGACGAGGGAAGTATCGTCAACATCTCCTCGATGTCCGCAGACCAGTCCCGCGAGGCACGCGCGGGCTACGTCTCCGCGAAGGCCGGCCTCAACGGGCTGACTCGAGCGACGGCAGCCGATCTCGGCCCAGACATTCGCGTCAACGCCATCTCGCCCGGCTTCGTCAAAACGGAACTTGCCGGCCCGAAACTCGAGGACGGCTCGGAGTTCCGCGAAGGCGTCGACGAACGAACGCCGATGGATCGCGTGGCGACGCCGAACGAGATCAGCGGCGCGGCGCTGTATCTGGCCAGTGACGCAGCCTCCTTTACGACTGGCGAGATCATCACGATTGACGGCGGCTACAACAACTTCTCGGTCTAA